One Paenibacillus sp. FSL W8-0186 genomic window carries:
- the thyA gene encoding thymidylate synthase gives MKAYLDLLQDVLDNGTVKEDRTGTGTLSVFGRQLRFDLSQGFPLVTTKRIHLKSVIHELLWFLKGDTNIAYLKENGVRIWDEWADENGDLGPVYGSQWRSWEAPDGRKIDQIANVIEAIKNNPDSRRHLVSAWNVAEVDNMKLPPCHFVFQFYVADGKLSCMLTMRSVDTFLGLPFNIASYALLTHMVAQQCGLEVGEFVWSGGDVHIYSNHLEQVKTQLTREPYELPQLVIKRKPDSIFDYVYEDFEFVGYQHHPAIKATVAV, from the coding sequence ATGAAAGCATATTTAGATTTACTGCAGGATGTGCTGGATAACGGAACGGTCAAGGAAGACCGCACGGGCACGGGCACGCTGTCCGTATTCGGCCGCCAGCTTCGCTTTGATCTGAGTCAAGGATTTCCGCTTGTCACAACGAAGCGAATCCATTTGAAGTCGGTTATTCATGAACTGCTATGGTTCCTCAAAGGGGACACGAATATAGCTTATCTAAAAGAAAATGGCGTTCGTATTTGGGATGAATGGGCGGACGAGAACGGCGACCTTGGTCCGGTGTACGGCTCGCAGTGGCGATCCTGGGAAGCGCCGGACGGCAGAAAGATCGATCAGATTGCCAACGTGATCGAAGCAATCAAGAACAACCCCGATTCACGCCGCCATCTCGTCAGCGCCTGGAATGTGGCGGAGGTCGATAACATGAAGCTGCCGCCATGTCATTTCGTGTTTCAATTTTATGTGGCGGACGGGAAGCTGTCGTGCATGCTGACGATGCGGTCCGTCGATACATTCCTTGGTCTGCCATTCAATATTGCCAGCTATGCGCTCTTGACCCATATGGTGGCACAGCAATGCGGGCTTGAGGTTGGCGAATTCGTCTGGTCCGGCGGGGATGTCCACATCTATAGCAATCATTTGGAGCAGGTAAAGACGCAGTTGACACGAGAGCCTTATGAGCTGCCGCAACTGGTGATCAAACGCAAGCCGGATTCGATCTTTGATTACGTGTATGAAGATTTCGAGTTTGTTGGTTATCAGCATCATCCGGCGATCAAAGCAACGGTAGCCGTATAG
- a CDS encoding NUDIX hydrolase, whose product MRRVDVVYTLLLNEDETKILMVKNYSRDAWTLPGGSVEQGETLETAAIREAKEETGLDVEIGGVVAVNEGLFTELGQHVVFVTFRGRITGGRMEIVRPDEIAAIEWIDVERADELMPYYKEKLRDIVRRGAEVAYYDEGVRAK is encoded by the coding sequence ATGAGACGTGTTGATGTCGTATATACGCTGCTGCTTAATGAAGACGAGACGAAAATCCTGATGGTCAAAAACTATAGCAGGGATGCATGGACCCTTCCGGGAGGCTCGGTAGAGCAAGGAGAGACGCTGGAAACGGCAGCGATCCGCGAAGCGAAGGAGGAGACCGGGCTGGACGTGGAAATCGGCGGCGTAGTGGCAGTCAATGAAGGCTTGTTTACGGAGCTTGGGCAGCATGTCGTCTTCGTGACTTTCCGCGGGCGGATTACCGGAGGTCGGATGGAGATTGTCAGGCCGGATGAAATTGCAGCCATCGAATGGATCGATGTAGAGCGCGCCGATGAGCTGATGCCCTATTACAAGGAGAAGCTTAGGGATATTGTGCGCCGAGGCGCCGAGGTAGCCTATTATGACGAGGGCGTTCGCGCGAAGTAA
- a CDS encoding LysE family transporter, translating to MMVVLRGFRFGMILQLAVGPVCIYIFNVASKQGLLEAAAGVAAVTFVDAMFILLAVFGVASFMERPEVNRGLRIFGFAVLLAFGMNLVLSAFGIELLSHFRISNVAEVDRPFLSSLLLTASNPLTIVFWAGLFTAKIAEGGLSKTGIYAFGLGTVLSTLVFLLFVALGGSIIGQFLPKTLLQILDGVVGVLILYFAVRMIRSS from the coding sequence ATGATGGTTGTTTTAAGAGGTTTCAGGTTCGGGATGATTTTGCAGCTGGCTGTTGGCCCTGTATGTATATATATTTTTAATGTGGCGAGCAAGCAAGGGCTGCTGGAAGCAGCGGCCGGGGTGGCGGCCGTCACCTTCGTCGATGCGATGTTCATCCTGCTGGCTGTCTTTGGCGTAGCTTCCTTTATGGAGCGGCCTGAAGTTAACCGGGGATTGCGCATATTCGGCTTTGCCGTGCTGCTTGCATTTGGGATGAACCTGGTATTATCGGCCTTTGGCATAGAGCTGCTGTCCCATTTTCGCATATCGAACGTTGCTGAGGTGGACAGGCCTTTTCTGTCCAGTCTTCTGCTTACAGCCTCCAATCCGCTAACGATTGTATTCTGGGCGGGATTGTTTACAGCCAAAATTGCCGAAGGCGGTTTAAGCAAAACAGGGATTTATGCTTTTGGCTTAGGAACGGTATTGTCAACGCTGGTTTTCCTGCTGTTTGTCGCCTTGGGCGGCAGCATTATCGGGCAATTTCTGCCCAAGACGCTGCTTCAAATACTGGACGGCGTTGTAGGCGTATTGATTCTGTATTTTGCGGTTAGAATGATTCGTTCATCTTAA
- a CDS encoding nucleotidyltransferase family protein, translating to MNKLSLSKGGGTDAERVKRLLRDCEPLIQDLRAVRSLGLPDCYIAAGYIRGYIWDCLHGYDARLRHEDIDVVYFDPRLCSTKRDEALQLRLIEESGNPRWSVKNQARMHIRNGAPPYTSTADAMSRWPETATAIGVRLTDQDELELCAPYGLDDLLCMVVRRSPLFTDQLYYLERVRRKNWLQDWPLLTWITD from the coding sequence ATGAATAAACTGTCATTGAGCAAGGGCGGGGGTACGGATGCAGAGCGTGTAAAGCGGCTACTTAGGGATTGCGAGCCGTTGATACAGGATTTGCGCGCTGTTAGGAGTCTGGGATTGCCTGACTGTTATATTGCTGCCGGGTATATTCGGGGTTACATATGGGACTGCTTGCATGGCTATGACGCTCGCCTTCGCCATGAAGATATCGATGTAGTTTATTTCGATCCACGGCTCTGCAGTACAAAGCGGGATGAAGCGCTGCAATTGCGGTTGATCGAAGAGAGCGGCAATCCGCGATGGTCGGTGAAAAATCAGGCGCGAATGCATATCCGCAACGGAGCTCCGCCCTATACGTCAACGGCGGATGCGATGAGCAGGTGGCCAGAGACCGCCACGGCTATTGGAGTTCGTTTGACAGATCAAGATGAATTGGAGCTGTGTGCTCCTTATGGTTTGGACGATTTGTTGTGCATGGTGGTGCGGCGAAGTCCTCTTTTTACGGATCAGCTATACTATTTGGAGAGGGTTCGCAGGAAAAACTGGCTGCAGGACTGGCCTTTGCTCACTTGGATCACCGATTAA
- a CDS encoding VOC family protein, translating to MIQGLYEAHLPVKNLEASMAFYSKLGLKLAWRDEDTAFYWIEEGLSWLGLWEGSEYETPYHPSLRHIAFRVAYDDLKRSLDWLASIEVEAVPFGSRSTVQPFVRPNQGNASVYFNDPDGNSLELICYIEVPDELRHITDKLSLNEWEKLSGVFS from the coding sequence ATGATTCAAGGTCTGTATGAGGCGCATTTGCCGGTCAAAAATTTAGAGGCCTCAATGGCCTTCTACAGCAAATTGGGACTAAAATTAGCCTGGCGGGATGAGGATACGGCGTTTTATTGGATCGAGGAAGGTCTCAGTTGGCTCGGACTGTGGGAAGGCTCGGAGTATGAAACTCCCTACCATCCGTCCTTACGGCATATTGCGTTCCGCGTGGCATATGACGATTTGAAACGATCCCTGGATTGGCTCGCATCGATCGAAGTCGAGGCTGTTCCATTTGGGAGCAGAAGCACGGTACAGCCTTTTGTACGGCCGAACCAAGGCAATGCTTCGGTTTATTTCAACGATCCGGACGGCAACAGTCTTGAGCTGATCTGTTATATTGAGGTGCCAGATGAATTAAGGCACATTACGGATAAACTCTCCTTGAACGAATGGGAAAAGCTCTCGGGAGTTTTTTCGTGA
- a CDS encoding Gfo/Idh/MocA family oxidoreductase: MVIKLERPLQIGMIGLDTSHVSIFAALLHRHQAADASCLHGITIGCAYPGGSSRMELSYSRVDRYKNELIQEYGVPMLGSIEAVAEAADVIMIESVDGSTHLEQFSKVAPYGKPVFIDKPFATCLADARAIVALAEHYSVPIMSASSLRYASALTDALKRVGHGDIIGADVYGPMPFVHGQADYFWYGIHAAEMLFAIMGHSSCQVHTLCSGGHEVMTGTWADGRIGVVRGRRQGGSFGAVIHRERGSDHVGIHPGGKPYYESLLEQVVHFFRKGISPVAPEETLAVISFLEAANRSRETGMPYDL, from the coding sequence GTGGTGATCAAGCTGGAGCGCCCTCTTCAGATTGGGATGATCGGTCTAGATACTTCGCATGTCAGCATTTTTGCGGCGCTACTGCATCGCCATCAGGCTGCGGATGCTTCCTGTCTCCACGGCATAACGATTGGCTGCGCCTATCCTGGCGGTTCCTCGCGCATGGAATTAAGTTACAGCCGTGTGGACCGGTATAAGAACGAACTAATTCAGGAATATGGCGTGCCCATGCTTGGCAGCATCGAAGCTGTTGCGGAAGCGGCGGATGTGATCATGATCGAGTCGGTTGACGGCAGCACGCATCTGGAGCAGTTCAGTAAAGTGGCTCCTTACGGGAAACCGGTATTTATTGATAAACCCTTTGCCACATGTCTTGCTGATGCACGGGCCATAGTCGCTCTTGCCGAACATTATAGCGTGCCGATCATGAGTGCCTCATCACTTCGTTATGCTTCAGCTTTGACAGATGCGCTAAAGCGTGTTGGCCACGGCGATATTATCGGGGCGGATGTGTACGGGCCGATGCCATTCGTGCATGGTCAGGCGGATTATTTCTGGTATGGCATTCACGCAGCAGAGATGCTGTTCGCGATTATGGGGCATAGCAGCTGCCAGGTTCATACGCTTTGCAGCGGCGGTCATGAAGTGATGACGGGGACCTGGGCGGATGGCCGGATTGGCGTTGTGCGGGGCAGGCGGCAGGGCGGCAGCTTTGGTGCCGTCATTCACAGAGAGCGCGGCAGTGATCATGTAGGTATTCACCCTGGAGGCAAGCCGTATTATGAGAGCCTGCTGGAGCAGGTCGTTCATTTTTTTCGCAAGGGAATATCTCCGGTAGCTCCGGAGGAAACCCTTGCAGTAATCAGCTTCTTGGAAGCCGCAAACCGCAGTAGGGAAACAGGCATGCCTTATGACTTGTAA
- the lpdA gene encoding dihydrolipoyl dehydrogenase, protein MVVGDASLDIDTLVVGAGPGGYVAAIRAAQLGQKVLIVDKSELGGVCLNRGCIPSKALISAAHQYESAKHADAFGISVENVKVDFSKTQEFKNSVVKKMTQGVGGLLKGNKVEVFNGEVMFINENEARVFNEYEAPRYRFKHCILATGSRPIELKPFPFGGRILSSTEALELQEIPESLVVIGGGYIGAELGQMLSKFGTKVTIIEGMDTVLPGFDKDMTRLVAKSMEKTGIEIVTNAKAESAVQTDKNVTVKYSVNGESKEITADYLLVTVGRRPNTDGELGLDLAGVELDDRGLVKVDHQGRTSNPKIFAIGDIVPGLALAHKASYEGKVAAEAIAGLPSVVDYKAIPSVVFTDPECSSVGLTEKDAKEKGIKVKSGKFPFAANGRATSLNQPDGFMKLVANAENDLVIGAQIVGIEASNLITEIALAIEMGATLEDISLTIHAHPTLGEIAMEAAEVVEGKPIHIISR, encoded by the coding sequence ATGGTCGTAGGAGACGCTTCTCTTGATATTGATACACTGGTAGTCGGTGCAGGTCCCGGCGGATACGTGGCAGCCATTCGCGCTGCCCAGCTCGGACAAAAGGTACTGATCGTAGATAAATCGGAGCTCGGCGGTGTGTGCTTGAACCGCGGATGTATTCCTTCCAAAGCATTGATCTCCGCTGCACACCAATATGAGTCTGCAAAACATGCGGATGCATTCGGTATTTCTGTAGAGAACGTAAAAGTGGATTTCTCGAAAACACAGGAATTCAAAAACAGCGTCGTCAAAAAAATGACTCAAGGCGTCGGCGGTTTGTTGAAAGGCAACAAAGTCGAGGTATTCAATGGCGAAGTGATGTTCATTAATGAGAACGAAGCTCGCGTATTCAACGAATACGAAGCACCTCGTTACCGTTTCAAACATTGCATCCTGGCAACGGGTTCCCGTCCGATCGAACTCAAGCCATTCCCATTTGGTGGACGCATTCTGTCTTCTACTGAAGCGCTCGAGCTTCAAGAAATTCCTGAGAGCCTGGTCGTTATCGGCGGCGGATACATCGGTGCAGAACTTGGCCAAATGCTGTCCAAGTTCGGTACGAAAGTAACGATTATTGAGGGCATGGATACGGTACTGCCTGGCTTCGATAAGGATATGACTCGTCTTGTGGCGAAGAGCATGGAGAAAACAGGCATCGAGATCGTAACGAACGCGAAAGCGGAAAGTGCGGTGCAAACCGACAAGAACGTTACGGTTAAATATTCCGTTAATGGTGAAAGCAAAGAAATTACGGCGGACTACCTGCTTGTTACTGTAGGACGTCGTCCAAACACAGATGGAGAGCTGGGTCTTGACCTGGCTGGCGTTGAGCTGGACGATCGCGGGCTGGTTAAAGTCGATCATCAAGGCCGTACATCCAATCCGAAAATCTTCGCAATCGGCGATATCGTCCCTGGCCTGGCACTCGCTCACAAAGCTTCTTACGAAGGTAAAGTGGCGGCTGAAGCCATTGCAGGACTGCCATCTGTTGTCGATTACAAAGCGATTCCTTCCGTTGTATTTACGGATCCTGAGTGCTCCAGCGTCGGCTTGACCGAGAAGGACGCGAAGGAAAAGGGTATCAAAGTGAAATCGGGTAAATTCCCGTTTGCGGCCAACGGACGCGCTACATCCCTGAACCAGCCAGACGGCTTCATGAAGCTTGTCGCCAACGCGGAGAACGACCTTGTCATCGGCGCACAAATCGTTGGTATCGAAGCATCCAACCTCATTACTGAAATTGCGCTGGCGATTGAAATGGGCGCGACGCTTGAAGATATCTCCCTGACGATCCACGCTCACCCAACACTGGGCGAAATCGCGATGGAAGCAGCAGAGGTTGTCGAAGGCAAACCGATCCACATTATTTCACGTTAA
- a CDS encoding dihydrolipoamide acetyltransferase family protein, with protein sequence MAKFEYRFPELGEGLHEGEIIKMHIKVGDKVTDDDIIMEVQNDKAVVEVPCPVNGTVQEVFGTDGAVFRVGQVVAVIDAEGDIPEQEGAPEEHSAQEADAAQGGADTKDSPATENPAAGKDSAAAPAAPNREILATPSVRKFAREKGVDLSQVQGSGKAGKITREDVEAFLSGGGTPAAAQESAKAAEAAPAAAPAAVSVSAEEERVPFKGIRKAISNAMVKSAYTAPHVTIMDEVDVTELVAFRTRMKPIAEKKGTKVTYLPFIVKALVAAARQFPALNASIDEENNEIVYKKHYDIGIATDTDNGLIVPVIKDADRKSIWMIADAIRDLAARGREGKLSPNEMRGSTISITNIGSAGGMFFTPIINYPEVAILGTGRISEKPVVKNGEVVVAPVMALSLSFDHRLIDGATAQYFMNYIKELLSNPELLVMEV encoded by the coding sequence GTGGCTAAATTTGAATATCGTTTCCCTGAGCTTGGCGAGGGGCTTCACGAAGGCGAAATTATTAAAATGCATATCAAAGTCGGCGATAAAGTAACCGACGACGATATTATTATGGAAGTGCAAAACGACAAGGCGGTCGTTGAGGTTCCTTGTCCGGTTAATGGTACGGTGCAAGAGGTGTTCGGTACGGACGGCGCCGTGTTCCGCGTGGGTCAAGTCGTTGCCGTTATCGACGCTGAAGGCGACATTCCAGAGCAAGAGGGCGCCCCGGAAGAGCATAGCGCTCAAGAAGCCGATGCTGCACAAGGCGGAGCGGATACGAAAGATTCTCCAGCAACTGAGAATCCGGCGGCTGGCAAGGACAGCGCTGCTGCTCCAGCGGCACCTAACCGCGAAATTCTGGCTACGCCTAGCGTACGTAAATTCGCTCGTGAGAAGGGCGTAGATTTGAGCCAGGTTCAAGGCTCCGGCAAAGCAGGCAAAATTACACGCGAAGATGTGGAAGCATTCCTGAGCGGCGGCGGAACACCGGCTGCAGCCCAAGAGAGCGCGAAAGCTGCAGAAGCGGCTCCAGCAGCAGCTCCGGCAGCGGTTAGCGTAAGCGCCGAAGAAGAGCGCGTACCGTTCAAAGGTATCCGTAAAGCAATCTCCAATGCGATGGTTAAATCCGCGTACACGGCTCCTCACGTTACGATCATGGACGAAGTTGACGTAACTGAGCTGGTAGCGTTCCGTACGCGTATGAAGCCGATCGCCGAGAAGAAAGGCACGAAAGTGACTTATCTTCCGTTTATCGTCAAAGCGCTTGTTGCAGCTGCTCGTCAATTCCCTGCGCTTAACGCTTCGATCGACGAAGAGAACAACGAGATTGTATACAAAAAACATTACGATATCGGTATCGCAACCGATACGGACAACGGTCTGATCGTGCCGGTGATCAAGGATGCGGATCGCAAGAGCATCTGGATGATCGCAGACGCGATTCGCGATTTGGCTGCCCGCGGACGCGAAGGCAAATTGTCCCCTAACGAAATGAGAGGCAGCACGATTTCGATTACGAACATTGGCTCTGCCGGCGGTATGTTCTTTACTCCGATCATTAACTACCCTGAGGTAGCTATTCTCGGAACTGGCCGTATTAGCGAGAAGCCGGTTGTGAAGAACGGGGAAGTTGTCGTAGCTCCGGTTATGGCCCTGTCCCTCAGCTTTGACCATCGTCTGATCGACGGTGCTACTGCTCAATACTTCATGAACTATATCAAAGAGCTGCTCTCCAACCCTGAGCTGCTCGTAATGGAGGTATAA
- a CDS encoding alpha-ketoacid dehydrogenase subunit beta gives MAQMNLKEAIRDAMRVELERDPNVLIFGEDVGNVGGVFRATEGLQKQFGEERVFDTPLAESAIGGMAVGLGIQGFRPIAEIQFVGFIFEALDQIVVQAARMRYRSGGRYNAPIVFRTPFGGGVKAAELHTDALEGLIAQTPGIKLVIPSNPYDAKGLMISAIRDNDPVFFMEHLNLYHAYREDVPEGEYTVEIGKAKVVREGSDVTIVAYGLMVHTAVKAAEELEKNGIKAEVIDLRTLVPLDIDTVIESVKKTNRAIIVQEAQKSAGIAAEVIAQINEKAILHLEAPVLRVAPPDTVYPFAQIEDQWLPSPATIIAGVNKVLEF, from the coding sequence ATGGCACAAATGAATTTAAAAGAAGCGATTCGTGATGCGATGCGCGTGGAATTAGAACGTGACCCTAACGTTCTGATCTTCGGGGAAGACGTCGGTAATGTCGGTGGCGTATTCCGTGCTACGGAAGGCTTGCAAAAACAGTTCGGCGAAGAGCGCGTATTCGATACGCCGCTTGCAGAATCCGCTATTGGCGGTATGGCAGTAGGTTTGGGTATCCAAGGATTCCGCCCGATTGCGGAAATCCAGTTCGTAGGTTTTATCTTTGAAGCGCTCGATCAAATCGTGGTTCAGGCAGCCCGCATGCGTTACCGTTCCGGCGGCCGCTACAACGCGCCGATCGTATTCCGTACTCCATTTGGCGGGGGCGTTAAAGCAGCTGAGCTGCATACAGACGCTTTGGAAGGTTTGATCGCGCAAACTCCGGGTATTAAATTAGTGATTCCATCCAACCCTTACGACGCTAAAGGTTTGATGATTTCTGCTATCCGCGACAACGACCCCGTATTTTTCATGGAGCACTTGAACCTGTACCATGCTTACCGTGAAGATGTACCGGAAGGCGAATACACGGTTGAAATCGGTAAAGCGAAAGTTGTCCGCGAGGGCTCTGACGTAACGATCGTCGCTTACGGCCTAATGGTTCACACGGCGGTTAAAGCAGCAGAAGAGCTTGAGAAGAACGGCATCAAGGCAGAGGTAATCGACCTCCGCACGCTCGTGCCTCTTGACATTGACACCGTTATTGAATCGGTGAAGAAAACGAACCGCGCTATTATCGTTCAAGAAGCGCAAAAATCTGCAGGTATCGCTGCAGAGGTCATCGCTCAAATTAACGAGAAAGCGATCCTTCACTTGGAAGCGCCGGTTCTTCGCGTAGCTCCTCCGGATACCGTCTATCCGTTCGCGCAAATCGAAGATCAATGGCTTCCGTCTCCGGCTACGATTATTGCAGGAGTGAATAAAGTACTCGAATTTTAA
- the pdhA gene encoding pyruvate dehydrogenase (acetyl-transferring) E1 component subunit alpha yields MSKNKSRVPYEVYTEEVEALSVLSPDGEIVNKDKVPNLSDDQLKELMYRMVFTRTWDERAINLGRQGRLGFYAPVSGQEATMVGSEFALNKDDFICPGYRDMPQLVWHGLPLYQAFLYSRGHQHGGQIPEGVNVLMPQIIIGAQVLHAMGIAMGYKLKKQQQVAITYTGDGGSSEGDFYEALNFAGVYKLPVIFFVQNNGYAITTPFSKQTAALSIAHKAVAAGIRGVKIDGMDVFAVISAVQEAAERARNGEGATLIEAVTYRFRPHSLSDDTSKYRTKEEEGQWSEKDPIARLAKYLEKKGLWTEEDTARVKEEAKATVNEHIKKAEQTEKMTIPGLIDSMFETTPKHLEEQKADFQ; encoded by the coding sequence ATGAGCAAGAACAAGAGCAGGGTTCCTTACGAAGTATACACTGAGGAAGTCGAAGCTTTGTCCGTGCTATCCCCGGACGGTGAAATCGTTAACAAAGATAAAGTTCCTAATTTAAGTGATGATCAATTGAAAGAGTTAATGTACCGCATGGTATTTACCCGTACATGGGATGAAAGAGCCATTAACCTGGGCCGTCAAGGCCGTCTTGGATTCTATGCGCCTGTATCCGGCCAAGAAGCTACGATGGTGGGCAGCGAGTTCGCTCTGAACAAGGACGACTTCATTTGCCCGGGCTACCGTGATATGCCGCAGCTCGTATGGCACGGTCTTCCGCTGTACCAAGCGTTCCTGTATTCCCGCGGACATCAGCACGGAGGTCAAATTCCGGAAGGCGTCAACGTACTTATGCCACAAATCATTATCGGCGCCCAAGTGCTCCATGCCATGGGTATCGCAATGGGTTACAAACTGAAGAAGCAGCAGCAAGTCGCAATCACATACACAGGTGACGGGGGATCCTCCGAGGGCGATTTCTACGAAGCACTCAACTTTGCTGGAGTTTATAAACTGCCGGTTATTTTCTTTGTGCAAAACAACGGATATGCGATCACAACTCCGTTCTCCAAACAAACTGCAGCTCTATCGATCGCTCACAAAGCGGTTGCAGCAGGTATCCGCGGCGTGAAAATCGACGGTATGGACGTGTTTGCCGTTATCAGTGCTGTTCAAGAAGCAGCTGAGCGCGCTCGCAACGGTGAAGGTGCTACATTGATCGAAGCCGTTACTTACCGTTTCCGTCCACACTCCTTGTCCGATGATACTTCCAAGTACCGTACGAAGGAAGAAGAAGGCCAGTGGAGCGAGAAGGATCCAATCGCACGTCTTGCCAAATACCTGGAGAAGAAAGGTCTTTGGACAGAAGAAGATACCGCTCGTGTGAAGGAAGAAGCCAAAGCTACGGTTAACGAGCATATCAAGAAAGCAGAACAAACCGAGAAAATGACCATTCCTGGTCTGATCGATAGCATGTTCGAAACGACGCCTAAACATCTGGAAGAGCAAAAAGCAGATTTCCAGTAA
- a CDS encoding alpha/beta hydrolase-fold protein produces MTDSRYLKRTIVKEEIDSKYLGEKRSLRIYLPPGYNEILSYPVVYCQDGEEFFNYGRIATHANRLILDEGLDPFIIVGVEVDTSVRTEEYAPFGNRFDAYISCFTEEIIPYVESKYPVRREADERILAGDSLGGTISLHIAMKKPELFSKVISLSGAFYEKTQQLVAAESDLSFLSLYMIVGLQEDNYTTDTGTYNFVELNRATKSLLEERGAQIRYLEKDGKHLWGFWQNELPEALLHFLK; encoded by the coding sequence ATGACGGATTCGCGCTATTTAAAACGAACGATCGTCAAGGAAGAAATCGACAGTAAATACTTGGGCGAGAAGCGGTCGCTGCGGATTTATTTGCCTCCGGGCTATAATGAAATCCTCAGTTATCCTGTCGTATATTGTCAGGACGGAGAAGAATTTTTCAATTACGGCCGAATCGCTACTCATGCGAACCGCCTCATCCTGGATGAAGGGCTTGACCCGTTCATCATTGTGGGCGTCGAGGTTGATACATCGGTGCGTACCGAGGAGTATGCCCCTTTCGGCAACCGCTTCGACGCTTATATTTCCTGCTTCACTGAAGAAATTATTCCCTACGTTGAGAGCAAATATCCGGTTCGCCGCGAAGCGGACGAACGTATTTTGGCCGGAGATTCGCTAGGAGGCACCATCTCGCTGCATATCGCTATGAAAAAACCTGAACTGTTTTCCAAAGTGATCAGCTTGTCCGGCGCGTTTTACGAAAAAACCCAGCAACTGGTAGCCGCAGAATCCGACTTGTCCTTCCTTTCCTTATATATGATCGTCGGTCTGCAGGAGGACAATTACACGACAGATACAGGAACCTATAATTTTGTGGAGCTGAACCGGGCGACCAAATCGCTCTTGGAAGAGCGCGGCGCCCAAATACGGTACCTTGAAAAAGACGGCAAGCATTTATGGGGTTTCTGGCAGAACGAGCTGCCTGAAGCGCTCCTGCATTTTTTGAAATAA
- a CDS encoding thiamine diphosphokinase, whose protein sequence is MTEKRVLIFAGGNMNPVFLEEIRQNDLVIGADRGALFLVEHDIHPHISVGDFDSITPEELEKVKCASGKIITCDPINKDLTDTELAYVTAMDNEATEIIMMGVTGSRMDHTLANIQIMLRGLQHQVQSAIYDTHNYITLTGSTITIQERGFTYASLVPLTPEVTGITLEGFMYPLDNATLRMGQSLGISNRLIGQEGTIRIESGLLLIIQSRD, encoded by the coding sequence ATGACTGAGAAAAGAGTGCTCATTTTTGCAGGCGGCAATATGAATCCTGTATTTTTGGAGGAGATCAGGCAGAATGATCTGGTTATAGGCGCAGATCGCGGTGCATTATTTCTCGTAGAGCATGATATCCACCCTCATATCTCCGTCGGAGATTTTGATTCCATTACACCGGAGGAGCTGGAGAAGGTTAAATGTGCCAGTGGCAAAATCATTACATGTGATCCAATAAATAAAGATTTGACGGATACCGAGCTGGCCTATGTGACCGCCATGGACAATGAAGCCACAGAAATCATCATGATGGGCGTGACCGGTTCAAGGATGGATCATACGCTAGCCAACATTCAAATCATGCTCCGGGGATTGCAGCACCAGGTCCAAAGCGCGATTTACGACACCCACAACTATATTACGCTTACCGGCTCCACCATCACCATCCAGGAGCGCGGCTTCACCTACGCATCTTTGGTTCCTCTTACGCCGGAAGTGACCGGGATAACACTGGAAGGGTTCATGTACCCCCTAGACAATGCAACGCTTCGGATGGGGCAATCGCTTGGGATCAGCAATCGTCTTATCGGTCAGGAAGGAACCATCCGGATCGAGAGCGGTCTGCTTTTAATCATCCAAAGCCGGGATTAA
- a CDS encoding C40 family peptidase — MKLHIISQKVLTVGIVSAIGFGTLLASGGGTTQAAAAPQSAESVAVSKGTQVVNFGKKYMGTPYKFGASTSTTRVFDCSSFMKHIFKQYGVNLPRTSAAQSKVGKAVSKSNLRPGDMVFFSSGSRSTGSNITHVAVYMGNGKILHTYGKPGVTISDLNSGTWKRTYIKARRVL; from the coding sequence ATGAAATTACACATTATATCCCAAAAAGTATTGACGGTAGGTATCGTTTCAGCTATTGGCTTTGGAACTTTGCTTGCAAGCGGAGGCGGTACGACACAAGCGGCTGCTGCTCCTCAAAGCGCAGAAAGCGTTGCTGTTTCTAAGGGAACTCAAGTCGTTAACTTCGGAAAAAAATATATGGGCACACCTTATAAATTCGGTGCATCGACTTCAACTACAAGAGTATTCGACTGCTCTTCATTCATGAAACATATTTTCAAACAATATGGAGTTAACCTGCCACGTACATCTGCTGCCCAATCCAAAGTTGGTAAAGCGGTATCCAAATCGAACCTGCGTCCGGGCGATATGGTCTTCTTCTCCAGCGGCAGCCGTTCGACAGGAAGCAATATTACACACGTAGCCGTGTATATGGGCAACGGTAAAATCCTGCACACTTACGGTAAACCTGGGGTAACGATCTCTGATTTGAACTCCGGAACATGGAAAAGAACTTACATCAAAGCTCGTCGCGTACTGTAG